From Laspinema palackyanum D2c, the proteins below share one genomic window:
- a CDS encoding DUF1802 family protein gives MELTAALKEWATAVEALERGETILLLRKGGIREVGGRFQVPESEVLLYPTFEHQKPELLKSDYAENVTPVGSGWHPERVRIGSWASITDLWPIAVETEEIAASVQSELLPYHIWNDRFVGDRLQWKPRQPLYLLLLRTYRLAEPREIAYSQAYGGCKSWIQLTEAVATVDSFPVLDEVAYSNLRDRLREIVATLTYTDSGDRS, from the coding sequence ATGGAATTAACGGCTGCTTTGAAGGAATGGGCGACTGCGGTGGAAGCGTTAGAACGAGGGGAGACTATCCTGTTACTCCGCAAAGGCGGGATTCGGGAAGTGGGGGGTCGCTTCCAGGTTCCGGAGTCGGAGGTGTTGCTGTATCCAACGTTTGAGCATCAAAAACCTGAGTTGCTCAAGTCGGACTATGCTGAGAATGTCACCCCAGTGGGGTCGGGATGGCATCCAGAACGGGTGCGGATTGGTAGTTGGGCGAGTATTACCGATTTGTGGCCGATCGCCGTGGAAACGGAGGAAATTGCTGCATCTGTGCAATCGGAGTTGCTACCCTATCACATTTGGAACGATCGCTTTGTGGGCGATCGCCTCCAGTGGAAACCCCGCCAACCCCTGTATCTGTTGCTGTTGCGGACCTATCGTCTTGCTGAACCGCGAGAAATTGCTTATAGTCAGGCTTATGGCGGATGTAAGTCCTGGATACAGCTAACCGAGGCAGTCGCTACCGTAGACTCATTCCCGGTGTTGGATGAGGTGGCATACAGCAATTTGCGCGATCGCCTCCGGGAAATTGTGGCAACGCTGACTTATACTGACTCTGGCGATCGCTCCTGA
- a CDS encoding aldo/keto reductase → METRTLGKSELKITPIIMGTWQAGKKMWVGIEDNDIIQALRAAYHAGITTFDTAEVYGDGYSEKIVASALSDVRENVIYATKVFSNHLKPDQVIEACDRSLKNLKTDYIDLYQIHWPSGTWGGEKVPISETMGAMVKLKEEGKIRAIGVSNFNRAQMEEAAQYGQIDSLQPPYSLFWRKIETDQMPYCVENNISILSYSSLAQGLLTGKFGPDHQFAEGDHRSKNKLFSDKENYARVQEALDKLRPIASRHHCTLAQLSLAWLIAQPQTCAIVGARNEQQATDNAKAADVNLSPEEVQEIDAIGRIVTDKLDENQVMWNF, encoded by the coding sequence ATGGAAACGAGAACATTAGGCAAATCCGAGTTAAAAATTACCCCCATCATTATGGGAACCTGGCAAGCTGGGAAAAAGATGTGGGTAGGGATAGAAGATAATGATATCATCCAAGCCCTCCGCGCTGCCTATCACGCTGGAATTACCACCTTTGATACAGCGGAAGTGTATGGAGATGGATATTCAGAAAAAATCGTCGCCTCGGCCCTGTCTGATGTGCGAGAAAATGTCATTTATGCTACAAAAGTTTTCTCCAACCATCTGAAACCAGACCAAGTAATTGAAGCTTGCGATCGCTCTTTAAAAAACCTCAAAACCGACTATATCGACCTCTATCAAATTCACTGGCCCTCGGGAACCTGGGGCGGTGAAAAGGTCCCCATTTCCGAAACAATGGGAGCAATGGTCAAACTGAAAGAAGAAGGCAAAATTCGGGCAATTGGTGTCTCCAACTTTAACCGTGCCCAAATGGAAGAAGCAGCGCAATATGGACAAATTGATAGTTTGCAACCCCCCTATTCCTTATTCTGGCGAAAAATCGAAACTGACCAAATGCCTTACTGTGTAGAAAACAATATTTCAATTCTCTCCTATTCTTCCCTCGCCCAGGGACTCTTAACCGGCAAATTTGGACCGGATCATCAATTTGCAGAAGGTGACCATCGCTCTAAAAATAAACTCTTTTCTGATAAGGAGAATTATGCTCGGGTTCAAGAAGCCTTGGACAAACTTCGACCGATTGCCAGTCGCCATCATTGTACCCTAGCCCAACTCTCCTTAGCCTGGTTAATTGCTCAACCCCAAACCTGTGCCATTGTAGGCGCAAGAAACGAGCAACAGGCCACGGATAATGCCAAAGCCGCCGATGTGAACTTATCCCCAGAAGAGGTCCAAGAAATTGATGCGATCGGGCGAATTGTTACCGACAAACTCGATGAGAATCAAGTGATGTGGAACTTCTAA
- a CDS encoding ADP-ribosylglycohydrolase family protein, with protein sequence MRYSVLSRFQGTLLGANIGYGIGSGMISLSGPLLEVRPRPGEDEYLVASGKSLIQNGGFDSSSWFEAVASVSQRSEGIESTAILGADRLMAVLPVLLFYHEQLEFLRTTLYQISDRLSIPLSERDGLLALGYAIAASLTERLNRHSLIGETIAYLQETPSPLIPQLATVETLLAQGASLERVREQLTRTEGTASLPFALGFYCLLSTLEDFRLSISRATRTGSQSAVTTVITGILSGAYNSIPGIPWTGQQGPLPTDKIFHLGDRLLASWSGVYDVQYQPAEAIHFRAVAAPNVIRPWQL encoded by the coding sequence ATGCGATATTCAGTTTTAAGTCGGTTTCAGGGAACCCTACTCGGTGCTAATATAGGCTACGGGATAGGAAGCGGGATGATTTCCTTGAGCGGCCCTCTGCTTGAGGTGCGCCCGAGGCCCGGGGAAGATGAATACCTGGTGGCGAGTGGGAAAAGTTTAATCCAAAATGGCGGATTTGACTCCTCAAGTTGGTTTGAGGCAGTTGCCTCGGTGTCTCAACGGTCCGAGGGAATTGAATCGACGGCAATCTTAGGGGCCGATCGCCTGATGGCTGTGCTTCCGGTTCTCCTCTTCTACCACGAACAATTAGAATTTTTGCGAACAACTCTATATCAGATTAGTGACCGTTTGTCAATCCCCTTATCCGAAAGAGATGGACTCTTGGCCCTGGGGTATGCGATCGCCGCCAGTCTGACGGAACGGCTGAACCGGCACAGTTTGATTGGAGAAACTATTGCTTATCTCCAGGAAACCCCCTCCCCGCTGATTCCCCAACTGGCAACCGTCGAAACCCTCCTCGCTCAAGGTGCCAGTTTAGAACGGGTTCGAGAACAATTGACCCGGACTGAGGGGACCGCCAGCCTCCCCTTTGCCCTTGGATTTTACTGTCTTCTGAGTACCCTAGAAGACTTTCGATTATCCATCAGTCGTGCCACGCGGACGGGTAGTCAATCTGCTGTGACGACCGTAATCACGGGAATTTTGTCCGGGGCTTATAATAGCATTCCGGGCATTCCTTGGACCGGGCAACAGGGTCCATTGCCAACGGATAAAATCTTTCACTTGGGCGATCGCCTGCTCGCCTCCTGGTCTGGGGTCTATGATGTCCAGTATCAACCCGCAGAAGCCATTCATTTTCGCGCTGTCGCCGCCCCTAATGTGATTCGTCCCTGGCAACTCTAG
- a CDS encoding pentapeptide repeat-containing protein yields MKQILLAIAFWVTSAIPLQAENPLHLQQLFNTRDCPNCELSGINLSGANLNGVNLSGANLNGVNLSGANLSGANLNGASLLNANLMGANLRSASLIVTNLSGAILHEADLREADLYGAIAPHAEFNFVNLVGASLPKANLYLSDLTEADLSTANLEGANLERADLTDAKLRNTILIDASLCRAIMPDGSVSEIGCPPAEPAPEPAPEPAPEPAPEPTPEPAPEPAPLPPPPPPPVTR; encoded by the coding sequence ATGAAACAAATCCTACTGGCGATCGCCTTCTGGGTGACTAGCGCAATTCCCCTGCAAGCTGAGAACCCCCTGCACCTGCAACAACTCTTCAATACCCGAGACTGTCCGAACTGCGAACTCAGCGGCATCAACCTCAGCGGGGCGAACCTGAACGGGGTCAACCTCAGCGGGGCGAACCTGAACGGGGTCAACCTCAGCGGGGCCAATCTCAGTGGGGCCAATCTCAATGGAGCCTCTCTGCTCAATGCCAACCTGATGGGGGCCAATCTCAGAAGTGCCTCCTTAATCGTCACCAACCTCAGTGGTGCAATTTTGCATGAAGCGGACTTAAGGGAGGCGGATTTATATGGGGCGATCGCCCCTCATGCCGAATTCAACTTCGTCAACCTCGTGGGTGCCTCTCTCCCCAAAGCCAATCTCTATCTCTCCGATTTAACGGAAGCGGACCTCTCCACCGCCAACCTAGAAGGTGCCAACCTAGAACGCGCCGACTTAACCGATGCCAAACTCCGGAATACCATCCTGATTGACGCCTCCCTCTGTCGCGCCATCATGCCTGATGGTTCTGTCTCGGAAATCGGTTGTCCCCCAGCCGAACCGGCACCTGAACCGGCACCTGAACCGGCACCTGAACCGGCACCTGAACCGACACCTGAACCGGCACCTGAACCGGCACCTCTTCCGCCACCGCCACCACCGCCAGTTACCCGGTAG
- a CDS encoding Nif11-like leader peptide family natural product precursor, whose product MALAEVVRLFRSVQANPSLKEKYNSAPSLDKLVAMARQDGYDFTTEEWMEATQFKVEELESKLSEIPGI is encoded by the coding sequence ATGGCACTAGCCGAAGTTGTTCGACTGTTTAGATCAGTGCAAGCCAATCCTTCCCTTAAAGAAAAATATAATTCGGCTCCCAGCTTAGATAAATTAGTCGCGATGGCTCGTCAAGATGGATATGATTTTACCACCGAGGAATGGATGGAAGCGACCCAGTTTAAGGTGGAAGAATTAGAGTCAAAATTATCGGAAATTCCGGGAATTTAA
- a CDS encoding substrate-binding domain-containing protein — MSKDIGKKLAQEAGRRELSRIIMRGSSMKMGMKNRLFRFVPAPFQWVIPFVQQNLKIQPPKLAELKFQLPGVFRKSQDITKQSEQLAPEIEIGTLPEVFQPVKPLYSKYDCPRGNPLSCEVAQETLEAKPQAKYCRQCGFPVPLAPETKIRGDRGTYQIERLLRHRGMGRLYEAIQISDRQPVILKEYVLPKRYFNSEEIRQRKDLFRLVAGINLADGRIQDQRLISPWEAVAPLREERCYLITKGQIDAFPTLSSYLLETGPFTSPQVRQVLDQVLQSLEFLHEQKFRLRSGALKQGIIHGNLSLDSLIFVPNTQGFFIYLCDLALWENLGQPLLSDSGYSSPKLDLKALGYIAFYLLVGRTFNPKSEQELDPRLEDDWPVGIHPGLKDFILNLIGGGTKTFETAQVARQTLLKLSGEWWLGDGSVIPSGIPEAVVIETVEKKRRQRTRILAFLLGTLGLILLALLIWWAMVNRQQQSVAKDPVCCIDKLAGIPLGNFTYTASVNGTWSYLLQQPNLIAPSRTLEQELQQRLQPEDPSEPPKYTFRYLPEPTSTEAIAKVLSGETDFAITNLLNARTAYDNLIHTQIGYREFAYDGIVVFVPFSYSRRENGLPQRLNGSITFDQLRQLYTGKITNWQELGGPNLPVKLYIPNEEEALRIFEQRVLKDERAIAEFQNLLKTPTTADTLVRIPATITPLSTFNMLRTVIRDFEDRNIGSIGFAPLSQVFGQCSVYPLALSEGNQPPVSPLVRTLDNQPISPQTDLCNSKGSYSPNATAFSQNHYPLAYPLVVIYPRDNRLPSAGEKFAEILRTLEVQTLLDRAGLIPIYRQSPP, encoded by the coding sequence ATGTCTAAAGATATTGGCAAAAAATTAGCCCAAGAAGCCGGTAGACGAGAACTCAGTCGAATCATCATGCGGGGTTCCTCCATGAAAATGGGGATGAAGAATCGCCTGTTCCGATTCGTCCCGGCTCCATTCCAATGGGTGATTCCCTTTGTGCAGCAAAACTTAAAGATTCAACCGCCCAAACTGGCCGAATTAAAATTCCAGCTACCCGGAGTATTTCGGAAAAGTCAAGACATCACCAAACAGTCAGAGCAACTCGCCCCAGAAATTGAAATAGGGACGCTACCGGAAGTTTTTCAACCTGTTAAACCCCTGTATTCAAAGTATGATTGCCCCCGAGGGAATCCTTTAAGCTGCGAAGTGGCTCAAGAGACCCTGGAGGCAAAACCCCAAGCCAAATATTGCCGACAATGTGGGTTTCCGGTTCCTTTAGCACCGGAAACCAAAATCCGAGGCGATCGCGGAACTTACCAAATTGAAAGATTGCTGCGCCATCGGGGAATGGGACGGCTCTATGAAGCGATTCAAATTAGCGATCGCCAACCCGTCATCCTCAAAGAATATGTCTTACCCAAACGCTATTTTAACTCCGAAGAAATTCGCCAGCGCAAAGACTTATTTCGGTTAGTCGCTGGGATTAATTTAGCCGATGGTCGCATCCAGGACCAGCGGCTGATTTCCCCCTGGGAGGCAGTCGCCCCCTTACGCGAAGAACGCTGCTATCTCATCACCAAAGGACAAATCGACGCCTTCCCCACCCTGTCCAGCTACCTCCTAGAAACAGGACCCTTTACTAGCCCCCAAGTTCGTCAAGTCCTCGACCAAGTATTACAAAGCTTAGAGTTTCTCCATGAGCAGAAATTTCGCCTGCGGTCCGGTGCACTGAAACAGGGAATCATTCATGGAAACCTCAGTTTAGATAGCCTAATTTTTGTCCCCAATACCCAAGGCTTCTTTATTTATTTATGCGATTTAGCCCTCTGGGAAAATTTGGGTCAACCCCTCTTATCCGACTCGGGCTATTCCTCTCCAAAACTAGATTTAAAAGCATTAGGATATATCGCATTCTATTTATTAGTGGGACGGACATTTAACCCCAAATCTGAACAGGAACTCGACCCCAGGTTAGAGGACGATTGGCCAGTGGGCATACATCCGGGACTGAAAGATTTTATTTTAAACTTAATTGGAGGGGGAACTAAAACATTTGAAACCGCTCAAGTGGCGCGGCAAACTCTGCTCAAATTATCCGGTGAATGGTGGCTTGGGGATGGCAGCGTGATTCCCTCGGGAATACCGGAAGCAGTCGTGATTGAAACCGTTGAAAAAAAACGCCGTCAACGCACCCGAATTTTAGCATTTTTATTGGGAACTTTAGGTTTAATATTACTCGCCCTGTTAATTTGGTGGGCAATGGTGAATCGGCAGCAACAATCGGTGGCAAAAGACCCGGTTTGTTGTATTGACAAACTAGCCGGTATTCCCCTGGGAAACTTTACCTACACCGCATCAGTAAATGGCACTTGGAGTTATTTACTCCAGCAACCCAATTTAATTGCCCCCAGCAGAACGTTAGAGCAAGAGTTACAACAACGCCTCCAACCAGAAGACCCCAGTGAACCGCCGAAATACACCTTTCGCTATTTACCTGAACCCACGTCAACCGAGGCGATCGCCAAGGTTTTATCGGGAGAAACTGACTTTGCCATTACCAATTTGCTCAATGCTCGCACCGCTTACGATAATTTAATTCACACTCAAATCGGCTATCGAGAATTTGCTTATGATGGCATTGTGGTGTTCGTTCCCTTCAGCTATTCTCGCCGAGAAAATGGCCTCCCCCAACGGTTAAATGGAAGCATTACCTTCGACCAATTACGGCAACTTTATACGGGTAAAATTACCAATTGGCAAGAATTAGGCGGTCCCAATCTTCCCGTCAAACTCTATATTCCCAATGAAGAAGAAGCGTTGCGAATCTTTGAACAGCGCGTGCTCAAAGATGAACGGGCGATCGCTGAATTTCAGAACCTCCTGAAAACCCCAACCACCGCCGATACCCTCGTCAGAATTCCCGCCACAATTACCCCACTTTCTACCTTCAATATGCTGCGAACCGTTATCCGAGATTTTGAAGATAGAAATATTGGCAGTATTGGATTTGCCCCCTTGAGTCAAGTCTTTGGACAATGTTCCGTTTATCCCCTCGCCTTAAGTGAGGGGAACCAACCTCCGGTTTCTCCCTTAGTTAGAACTCTGGATAACCAACCGATTTCTCCCCAGACTGACTTATGTAATAGTAAAGGCAGTTATAGCCCGAATGCGACCGCATTTTCCCAAAATCACTATCCCTTAGCCTATCCTTTGGTAGTGATTTATCCCCGGGATAACCGTCTCCCCTCCGCTGGAGAAAAATTTGCCGAAATTCTCAGGACCCTAGAAGTTCAAACCCTCCTCGATCGCGCGGGACTTATTCCGATTTACCGACAATCTCCCCCCTAA
- a CDS encoding phage tail protein translates to MTKQNQPETHGLNYITANRFYVEMQETNSISACFNECSGLSVTVNYDTYFEGGVNNQQRIILGNTQFSEVTLKRGLTNDAAFWGWASRMLTKISPENGGSPQRRDINILLFNTAGETIQCWTLIGAVPVAWRAPALRADAATVAIEELSLAYEGLNVSVDTNPGGGGNALGGGSKIHKSGRGAGGFFI, encoded by the coding sequence ATGACCAAACAAAATCAGCCGGAAACCCACGGACTGAATTATATTACGGCCAATCGGTTTTATGTAGAGATGCAGGAAACCAACTCCATCTCCGCTTGTTTTAATGAATGTTCGGGGTTGAGCGTTACGGTTAACTATGACACCTATTTTGAAGGGGGAGTCAACAACCAACAGCGAATTATCCTGGGAAACACCCAATTTTCAGAAGTCACCCTCAAAAGAGGGCTAACCAATGATGCCGCATTTTGGGGCTGGGCATCGCGAATGCTGACTAAAATCAGCCCGGAAAATGGCGGGAGTCCCCAGCGTCGGGATATCAATATTTTACTGTTTAACACCGCCGGAGAAACGATTCAGTGTTGGACCCTCATCGGGGCGGTTCCCGTTGCCTGGAGAGCCCCGGCATTAAGGGCAGATGCGGCAACCGTGGCGATCGAAGAGTTATCTTTGGCTTATGAAGGGTTAAATGTTTCCGTGGATACTAACCCCGGTGGCGGTGGCAATGCCCTCGGTGGTGGTAGTAAGATTCACAAGAGTGGCAGGGGTGCCGGTGGGTTCTTTATTTAG
- a CDS encoding CIS tube protein, translating into MPGNNVASGKLEKAKLISQESDTIEFMFNPTELVFDQSVTLNPSRGARTSSGLSKVSFAHPEPCTLTISNIIFDTYETGTSILPSINLLKQAVSFATKGTAAKKRPPTYIFAWGQQQYMRCFVTRLSYRLTRFLPDGTPVQARVDLTLTEVDKATGK; encoded by the coding sequence ATGCCTGGTAATAACGTTGCCTCCGGGAAACTCGAAAAAGCAAAACTAATTTCCCAAGAAAGTGACACCATAGAATTCATGTTCAACCCTACTGAACTGGTATTCGATCAATCCGTTACCCTCAATCCCAGTCGAGGCGCGCGCACCAGTTCTGGATTATCTAAAGTCAGCTTTGCCCATCCCGAACCCTGCACCCTTACCATTAGTAACATCATCTTTGATACCTACGAAACCGGCACCAGCATCCTCCCTTCTATTAATCTTCTCAAACAAGCCGTCAGTTTTGCCACAAAAGGAACTGCCGCCAAAAAACGTCCTCCCACCTATATTTTTGCTTGGGGACAACAACAATATATGCGCTGTTTCGTCACCCGCCTCAGCTATCGATTAACCCGCTTTTTACCCGATGGAACTCCCGTGCAAGCGCGAGTTGATTTGACCCTGACTGAAGTGGATAAAGCAACTGGGAAGTAG
- a CDS encoding VgrG-related protein: protein MTAISYLAQPSLKIDGTEASEKLRADIIEISVEESLHQPGMFTLMINNDYFPGTGEPWGHEKLFAIGKPIEIGFSSSTTEAPEFSKGKTTASLFKGEITSIECSFTETSEATMLIRGYDVGHRLHRGRYNRSFQNMSDTDILKKVIGEVGITSGTIDSSGSPHDYVFQENQTNMEFLRERATRNGFELFVQDGKLNFRKPKAGSTLELKWLQDIHSFRVRVSSTEQVSSVEVRGWDYKQKKAIVSKADSAKVLTTTQYQEGKKTSSAFNGKPSKATMIVVDKPVFSNKEADTIAQSLCNELGGEFVQADAVAEGNPDIRTGKLVQFADMGKYSGKYYITEARHLYQEGIYTTEFSVRGLRADDISTTVAPETRLEPGQTMMVGVVSNNNDPDGLGRVRVKFPTLTEEHESNWARVVAIGGGPDRGFDCLPEINDEVLVAFEHGDIHRPYIIGGVWNGKDKPPEKVAESVAGGKVRLRTIKTRLGHKLQFVEEDKGNSKKGIYMETVEGDKHKLHLNDTEKKIEMKTSGSHYLLLDDKNKKLEAKTKGSHTVLMDDSSKKIEVTSAGDMNVKTGNSGSSNTLKVNAGEIQLTGATKIVLKVGSNSIEISNTGIKIDAMKVEVVGKQAVEIKSPLKVDISGAAEVNVSSAAKVAIQAGASLEAKAGGKLDLLAGMALNGTAGGSVSLTGAAGATITTGASFQVTAGVTAGIVAPLIRLNC, encoded by the coding sequence ATGACAGCAATCTCTTACTTAGCTCAACCTAGCTTAAAAATAGATGGAACCGAGGCTTCTGAAAAATTAAGGGCAGATATTATAGAAATCTCCGTAGAAGAAAGCCTTCATCAGCCGGGAATGTTTACCCTGATGATTAACAATGACTACTTCCCCGGGACGGGAGAACCCTGGGGACATGAAAAATTATTTGCCATTGGTAAACCCATCGAAATTGGGTTTAGTTCCAGTACCACCGAAGCCCCGGAATTTTCCAAAGGAAAAACCACTGCCAGCCTATTTAAAGGAGAGATTACCTCCATTGAATGTAGTTTTACCGAAACCTCAGAAGCTACCATGTTGATTCGCGGCTATGACGTGGGACATCGGCTGCATCGGGGGAGATATAATCGGTCCTTTCAAAATATGAGCGATACGGATATCCTGAAAAAAGTGATTGGGGAAGTGGGAATCACCAGTGGAACCATTGATTCCAGTGGTTCTCCCCATGATTATGTGTTTCAAGAGAACCAAACTAACATGGAATTTCTGCGGGAACGAGCAACCCGCAATGGATTTGAACTGTTCGTTCAGGATGGAAAACTTAATTTTAGAAAACCTAAAGCAGGCAGCACCTTAGAGTTAAAATGGTTGCAGGATATCCATAGTTTTAGAGTGCGCGTGTCCAGTACAGAACAAGTGAGTTCGGTGGAGGTACGCGGATGGGATTATAAACAAAAAAAAGCCATTGTTTCTAAGGCTGATTCGGCCAAGGTACTGACCACTACCCAATATCAAGAGGGTAAAAAAACCAGTTCTGCCTTCAATGGAAAACCCTCCAAAGCCACGATGATAGTCGTGGATAAACCTGTTTTTAGTAATAAAGAAGCCGATACGATCGCCCAATCGTTGTGCAATGAATTAGGTGGAGAATTTGTCCAAGCCGATGCCGTTGCCGAAGGGAATCCCGACATCCGCACCGGCAAACTGGTCCAATTTGCCGACATGGGAAAATATAGCGGAAAATACTATATTACCGAAGCTCGCCACCTGTATCAAGAAGGGATTTATACCACCGAATTTAGTGTCAGAGGATTGCGGGCGGATGATATTTCCACCACCGTCGCACCAGAAACCCGACTAGAACCGGGACAAACCATGATGGTGGGAGTGGTATCTAATAATAACGACCCGGATGGGTTAGGACGAGTGCGGGTGAAATTTCCCACCCTGACAGAAGAACATGAAAGTAATTGGGCGCGAGTAGTGGCGATCGGGGGTGGACCCGATCGCGGATTTGACTGCTTGCCAGAAATCAACGATGAAGTCCTAGTTGCCTTTGAACATGGAGATATTCATCGACCTTATATCATCGGGGGCGTCTGGAATGGCAAAGATAAACCCCCAGAAAAAGTAGCCGAATCCGTCGCCGGTGGAAAAGTGCGTCTCAGAACGATTAAAACTCGTCTCGGTCATAAATTGCAATTTGTCGAAGAAGATAAAGGCAACAGTAAAAAAGGAATTTATATGGAGACTGTTGAAGGAGATAAACATAAACTGCATCTGAATGATACGGAGAAAAAGATAGAAATGAAAACCAGCGGGTCTCATTACCTGCTGTTAGATGATAAAAACAAAAAACTTGAAGCTAAAACCAAGGGCAGTCATACCGTCTTAATGGATGATAGCAGTAAAAAAATAGAGGTAACCTCTGCCGGGGACATGAACGTGAAAACGGGGAATTCGGGAAGCAGCAACACCCTCAAAGTCAATGCAGGAGAAATTCAACTCACCGGCGCTACTAAAATCGTGCTGAAAGTTGGCTCGAATAGTATTGAAATATCCAATACGGGGATTAAAATTGATGCGATGAAAGTGGAAGTGGTCGGAAAACAAGCAGTCGAGATTAAATCCCCACTTAAAGTTGACATTAGTGGCGCAGCTGAAGTCAATGTCAGTTCAGCCGCGAAAGTTGCGATTCAAGCCGGGGCCTCCCTAGAGGCTAAAGCGGGGGGTAAATTGGATCTCCTAGCAGGCATGGCCTTAAATGGCACTGCAGGGGGTTCGGTAAGTTTGACTGGTGCGGCTGGAGCGACTATTACCACCGGGGCCTCATTCCAAGTGACGGCAGGTGTAACTGCGGGGATTGTAGCACCCCTAATTCGCCTCAATTGTTGA
- a CDS encoding GPW/gp25 family protein translates to MANDYNPQPPRDYVGTGWSFPLRINVQGKMQLSSDVRNVEESIRLILNTKLGERVYRPNFGSRLSELVFAPMNTQTLLLIRVYIEEALELWEPRILIEGIYTEPDPVRGRVEVRIEYSLKDSYETRSMVYPFYLMPSS, encoded by the coding sequence ATGGCAAACGATTACAACCCCCAACCGCCTCGGGATTACGTCGGAACGGGATGGTCATTCCCGTTACGGATCAATGTCCAGGGCAAAATGCAACTGAGTTCCGATGTCCGCAATGTGGAGGAATCTATTCGGCTGATCCTCAATACCAAATTGGGGGAACGGGTTTACCGCCCTAATTTTGGGTCGCGCCTGTCGGAGTTGGTGTTTGCACCGATGAATACTCAAACCCTCTTACTCATCCGAGTCTACATTGAAGAAGCTCTGGAATTGTGGGAACCGAGGATTCTAATCGAGGGAATTTACACCGAACCCGATCCGGTTCGAGGTCGGGTTGAGGTTCGGATTGAATATAGTCTCAAAGACAGTTACGAGACTCGTAGCATGGTCTATCCCTTTTATTTAATGCCGTCATCTTAG